GAGCTGACGCCCGGGCCGAGCGGGACCTCGACCCGGGCGTACGAACGGAAGTCGGCCAGCGACAGATGCGTGACATGCATGGATCTCGCCGACCTCCCCCGGCTGAAGGGTGTGTTACTTGGTCTCCACCGCGTGGCCGCCGAACTGGTTGCGCAGCGCGGCGATCATCTTCATCTGCGGGGAGTCGTCCTGACGGGAGGCGAACCGCGCGAACAGCGAGGCGGTGATCGCGGGCAGCGGCACGGCGTTGTCGATGGCGGCCTCGACCGTCCACCGGCCCTCGCCGCTGTCCTCGGCGTAGCCGCGCAGCTTGTCCAGGTGCTCGTCCTCGTCCAGGGCGTTGACCGCGAGGTCGAGCAGCCAGGAGCGGATGACGGTGCCCTCCTGCCAGGAGCGGAAGACCTCGCGCACATCGGTGACGGAGTCGACCTTCTCCAGCAGCTCCCAGCCCTCGGCGTACGCCTGCATCATGGCGTACTCGATGCCGTTGTGGACCATCTTCGCGAAGTGCCCGGCGCCGACCTTGCCCGCGTGGACGGAGCCGTAGGGGCCGGACGGCTTGAGCGCGTCGAAGACCGGCTGCACCTGGGCGACGTGCTCGGGGGCACCGCCGTACATCAGCGCGTAGCCGTTCTCCAGGCCCCAGACACCGCCGGAGACACCGCAGTCCACAAAGCCGATGCCCTTGATGCCCAGCTCGACGGCGTGGCGCTCGTCCTCGGTCCAGCGGGAGTTGCCGCCGTCCACGACGATGTCGCCGGGGGAGAGCAGCTCGGCCAGCTCGTCGATGGTGGACTGGGTCGCGGCTCCGGCCGGGACCATCACCCACACCACCCGGGGGCCCTCCAGGCTGTCCACAAGCTCCTGGAGGCTGTGGACATCGGAGATGTCCGGGTTGCGGTCGTAGCCGATGACGGTGTGGCCCGCGCGGCGGATGCGCTCGCGCATGTTGCCGCCCATTTTCCCGAGGCCGACGAGGCCGAGCTGCATCTCATGTCCTTAAGCGTCGTGGTGCGTGAACGGTTCCGAGCCTACGCCGGGGTGTGCCGTACAGCCCGACGGGCCTGCCCGGGTGGGGACAGGCCCGTCGTCGGCCGAACGCGCTCCGGCGCCCCCGCGGGGGCTCAGCCCGAGAGTCGTACGGGCATGATCAGGTACTTGTACGCCTCGTCCGCCTCGGCGTCCACGGCGGGCTTGCCGCTGAGCAGCGCGGGCTTGGTCGAGGTGGTGAACGAGAGCTGGGCGACCGGGGAGTCGATCGCGCTCAGCCCGTCGAGCAGGAAGGTCGGGTTGAAGGCGATGGAGATGTCGTCGCCCTCCAGGTGCGCGTCGACGCGCTCCACAGCCTGTGCGTCGTCGCTGGAGCCTGCCTCCAGGATCAGCACACCCTGCTCGAAGCTCAGCCGGACCGGGGTGTTCCGCTCGGCGACGAGGGCCACGCGCTTGACGGCCTCGACGAACGGCGCGGTCTCGATGACCGCCACCGAGTTGAACTCGGTCGGGAAGAGCGTGCGGTACTTCGGCAGATCGCCTTCGAGCAGCCGGGTGGTGGTGCGGCGGCCCGCGCCCTCGAAACCGATCAGGCCCTCGCCCTTGCCGGAGCCGGAGAGCGCGAGAGTGACCGTGTCACCGCTGGTCAGCGACTTGGCGGTGTCGAGCAGCGTCTTCGCGGGCACCAGTGCGACGGCGGACGCCTCCGGGTTCTCCGGCTTCCACAGGAACTCGCGGACGGCGAAGCGGTAGCGGTCGGTGGAGGCGAGGGTGACGGTGTCGCCCTCGATCTCGATCCGCACACCGGTGAGCACCGGGAGGGTGTCGTCCCGTCCGGCGGCGATGGCGACCTGGGCGGCGGCGGAGGCGAAGACCTCACCGGGCACGGTGCCGGTCGCGGTCGGCATCTCCGGCAGCGCCGGGTACTCCTCCACCGGCAGGGTGTGGAGGGTGAAGCGGGAGGAGCCGCAGACCACGGTCGCCCGTACACCGTCTGTGGAAATCTCCACGGGGCGGTTGGGGAGGGCGCGGCAGATGTCGGCGAGAAGGCGGCCGGAGACCAGGACCGTGCCGTCCTCGTCGACCTCGGCCTCGACGGAGACGCGGGCGGAGACCTCGTAGTCGAAGCTGGAGAAGCTGAGGGCGCCGTCCTCCGCCTTCAGCAGCAGGCCCGCGAGCACGGGCGCCGGCGGACGGGCCGGGAGGCTCCGGGCCACCCAGGCCACCGCCTCCGCGAGTACATCGCGCTCAACCCGGATCTTCACCGGAAACCGCCTCCTGCTGTTGCTGGCTCGCCTTGCTGGCCTTCTCGTCGGCTGTGTTGCCGGGGACCAGTCTGACGCACCGCACTGACAGTCGGCACGGGTCGGGGTCAAGTCGTGCCCCAGGGTGTCGCGGCTCGGGGAGGCGAGTTGTCCACAGTCCCCACTTCGAAGCGATTTCCCCGGTAACTCTATGTGGGAGTAGTAGTAGGGCCTGTGGATACCGTGGATAACCCCGTTTTCGCAGGTCAGAGGCGGTTTTTTATCCACTGCCCCTGGGGATGGAGCCGGTGGACAACCGGGGGTTCCTGTGGACAGCGAAAAGTTCTGCACAGGCCATGCACAGCCCACGGGGAGTTCTCCCCAGCTGTGTCCCCAGTTTTACCCCGGTTCCCCACAGCCCAACCCCGCGCATCGGTGTGACGCCTTTCACTCGACACGGTGAGAGGGGCCTGGACGTTGCCGAACAGTGGACAAGGCTGTGGAGAAGCTGTGGGCAACTGCCTCCAGCCTGGGGACGGGCGGTGGACAACCGCGCGGGCCCCCTGTGGACGCCCGCTCTGTCCACGGGCTGTGGATCACGGTTTGCCACAATTCCACAGGCACCTGACCTGGTGTGATGATCTTTCCCCAGGCGCACCTGTGGACAGCGTCTGGACAACTTTTGAGTCCCCAGGCTGTGGACGGTGGATTTCCGCCCGACCTGTGGAGAACACGGTGACACACCTCCCTAATCGAACATCGCCAAGCCGGTGGGGCGGTCGACCACGGCGGCGGAGGACATGAGAAGTGCCCCGGGAGGGGCTCCCGGGGCACTGCGGACGGGGGTCGAGGACGGCACGCGGGACGCCGCGGGCGGGGGTGTACGGGGCCGCGCGGGCGGACGCGACGGCGAGGGCGCCGAGGGGGCGGACGCGACGCCGAGGGGCGGCGAAGGGCGCCGTAGCGCACCGTACGGCCGCTGAGGGGCCGCTGAGGGGCCCCGGGGTCAGCCGTTCTTGATGCGGTTGGTCAGCTCGGTGACCTGGTTGTAGATCGAGCGCCGCTCGGCCATCAGCGCGCGGATCTTCCGGTCCGCGTGCATCACGGTCGTATGGTCGCGCCCGCCGAACTGCGCCCCGATCTTCGGCAGCGACAGATCCGTCAGCTCACGGCAGAGGTACATGGCGATCTGCCGGGCGGTGACCAGGACCCGGCTGCGGGAGGAGCCGCACAGGTCCTCCACCGTCAGACCGAAGTAGTCCGCCGTCGCCGCCATGATCGCGCCCGCGGTGATCTCCGGAGCGCTGTCCTCGCCGCCGGGGATCAGATCCTTCAGCACGATCTCGGTGAGCCCCAGATCCACCGGCTGCCGGTTGAGCGAGGCGAAGGCCGTCACCCGGATCAGCGCGCCCTCCAGCTCACGGATGTTGCGCGAGATCCGCGAGGCGATGAACTCCAGCACCTCCGGCGGCGCGTTCAACTGCTCCTGGACCGCCTTCTTGCGCAGGATCGCGATTCGCGTCTCCAGCTCCGGCGGCTGCACATCGGTGGTCAGCCCCCACTCGAAGCGGTTTCGGAGCCGGTCCTCCAGCGTCATGAGCTGCTTGGGCGGCCGGTCGGAGGAGAGCACGATCTGCTTGTTGGCGTTGTGGAGCGTGTTGAACGTGTGGAAGAACTCCTCCTGCGTCGACTCCTTGCTCGCCAGGAACTGGATGTCGTCGACGAGCAGGATGTCCACATCGCGGTACCGCTTGCGGAAGGCGTCGCCCTTGCCGTCGCGGATCGAGTTGATGAACTCGTTGGTGAACTCCTCCGAGCTGACGTACCGCACCCGGGTCCCCGGGTAGAGGCTGCGCGCGTAGTGCCCGATGGCGTGGAGGAGATGGGTCTTCCCGAGCCCGGACTCCCCATAGATGAAGAGCGGGTTGTACGCCTTCGCGGGGGCCTCCGCGACCGCGACGGCCGCGGCGTGCGCGAAGCGGTTGGACGCGCCGATCACAAAGGTGTCGAAGAGGTACTTCGGGTTCAGCCGGGCGTGCGGCTCCCCGGGGCCGGAGGCCGCCGGGGACGGTGACCCGAGCGGGCCGGGGCCCGTGCCGCCGGTGCCGCGGTGCGGTGCGGCGGGGGCGGGCAGCTCGCGGCGGTCCGGGCGCTGCTCGTACCCGGGGCGCTCGGCGGGGGGCTGCGGGGAGCGGTAGTCGTGCGGGGTCCGGTCCGGCCGCGCCGTGGCGTACGGGTCCCGGTCCTGGAAGGTCTCCCGCTCCTGGTACGCGTCCCGCTCCGGGAAGCCGCCGAGCCGGGGCTGCTGCCAGGACAGGTCCTCCTGCGCGCGCGGCCAGGCGCCGGGCTCGGGGCGCTGCTGCTGGTACTCCGGGTAGACGGGCCGGATCTCCGGCAGCCCCTCGTCGGCCGCGCGATGCCCGTACCCTCCGTACGGGTCCGGCTGCGGCGGGTACCCCGGTGCCTCGTCGTGCTGGGGGTAGGCGGACGGCTGGGGAGCGGTCTCCTGCGGTGCCGGTGCTCCGGCGGCGGAGTCGTCGACGGTGATCGCGATCCGGATCGGACCGCCGCACTCGCGGCTCAGCGTCTCGCTGATCAGCGGGGCGAGCCGGCCTTCGAGGACCCGCTTGCCCCACTCATTGGGAACGGAGAGCAGCGCCGTGCCCGCGACCAGGGCCAGCGGGCGGCAGCGCTCGATCCACTGCTTGTCCTTCGGCTCGATGCCCGCCCGGCCCTCCGCGAGCAGGTGCTCCAGAACGCGCGGCCACACTGCGGCAAGATCGGCAGGTACGTCAGCCACAGGGCACGCTCTCTCGCAGGTCCCACGAATGTGTGGTTCTCGGGACGGGGGGATGGAGTGGGGGAGTCCGACCGGGAAGGGACAGAAAGGAAAAGTTCCGGAGTCCAGCCACGGTAGTCAGGCCGACCCGCGCGGTTCAAGTTGTTGTCCACAGGCTGTGCACAGTGGCCCCCGCCGTCGCCCTGGTTTGACCGGATGGCGTAGCCGCGCGTACCGTAACCAGGTCGAGTTGTCGATGGCTGCTGCCGCCTGCCTCCGATGGGCAAAGATCACACCCTGTGATTGTGAAGCGGTGCACTCGGGCGTAGACGCGAGCTTCCTCGTGGGCGCACGGTGACAGCCAGGCGATGCCCCGCCATCTACGAGTCACTACTGGAGCCCCCGAGTGAGCAAGCGCACCTTCCAGCCGAACAACCGTCGTCGGGCCAAGACCCACGGTTTCCGTCTGCGCATGCGTACCCGCGCCGGCCGCGCGATTCTCGCGTCTCGCCGCAGCAAGGGTCGCGCCCGCCTGTCCGCCTGATCGCGTACAGGTCATGACGTGCTGCCTACCGAGAATCGGCTGAGGCGGCGCGAGGACTTCGCGACCGCGGTACGGCGAGGACGACGGGCCGGACGCCCGTTGCTGGTCGTCCATCTACGAAGCGGTTCACCGGACCCGCACGCGCCTGGGGAGAGCGCTCCCCCGACGTGTGCGGGTTTCGTCGTGAGCAAGGCAGTAGGTGGAGCGGTCGTTCGCAACCAGGTCAAACGCAGGCTGCGGCACCTCATACGCGACCGGCTGGCGGCGCTGCCCCCCGGTAGCCTGGTGGTCGTACGGGCGCTGCCCGGAGCGGGTGACGCCGATCATCAACAGCTGGCCCAAGACCTGGATGCCGCCCTCCAGCGGCTGCTGGGAGGGGGCGCGCGATGAAGTACCCGCTGCTGGCCCTGATCAAGCTGTACCAGTGGACGATCAGTCCCCTGCTGGGACCCGTCTGCCGGTACTACCCGTCGTGTTCCCACTACGGATACACGGCCATCGACCGGCACGGCGCGGTCAAAGGCACGGTGCTGACCGCGTGGCGAATCCTGCGGTGCAACCCGTGGTCGCCCGGCGGTGTGGACCATGTGCCGCCCCGTAGGCGTCCGCGCTGGCACGAAACGCTGCGTGATGCCCTGCGGGGCAACAAGGGCGGGACCTCCGCCGCCGATATGCCTAACTGGGGATCGGTCACCGAGCTCCCGAGTCCGGCCGCAGAGACCTCGCCCAATGCTCAAGGAGCCTGATTAGTGGACACGATTGCCAGTCTCTTCAGCTTTATCACCACACCCGTTTCGTGGATCATCGTCCAGTTCCACAAGCTCTACGGGGCGATGTTCGGCCCCGACACGGGCTGGGCCTGGGGACTGTCGATCGTCTCGCTCGTGGTCCTGATCCGTATCTGTCTGATCCCGCTTTTTGTGAAGCAGATCAAGTCGATGCGGAACATGCAGGCGCTCCAGCCGAAGATGAAGGCGATCCAGGAGCGCTACAAGAACGACCGGCAGCGTCAGTCCGAAGAGATGATGAAGCTGTACAAGGAGACGGGGACCAACCCCCTCTCCTCGTGTCTGCCGATTCTGGCGCAGTCGCCCTTCTTCTTCGCGCTGTACTACGTCCTCTCCAACATCGCCTCCGGCAAGACCGTCGGTGTGATCAACGAGTCGCTGCTCGAAAGCGCTCGACAGGCCCATATCTTCGGTGCCCCCCTGGCCGCGAAGTTCATGGACAGCGAGGCCAAGGTCGCCTCCCTGGACGCCTCGCTGACCACGGTCCGCATCGTCACCGCGGTCATGATCGTCCTGATGTCGGCGTCGCAGTTCTACACCCAGCGCCAGCTGATGCAGAAGAACGTCGACCTCTCGGTCAAGACGCCGTACATGCAGCAGCAGAAGATGCTGATGTACATCTTCCCGGTCATCTTCGCCGTGATGGGCATCAACTTCCCCGTCGGCGTTCTCGTCTACTGGCTGACCACCAATGTGTGGACCATGGGCCAGCAGATGTATGTGATCAACCAGAACCCGACCCCGGGCAGCAAGGCCCAGGACGAGTATCTGCACCGTCTGCTCAAGGCCGTCTCCACCCGGGGTGAAGTGCACTCCCGGCGTCGGCGCAAGGTCGTCCAGGACATCGTCGCCAAGGGCTCGAACCGCAACGACAACGAGCGCAAGTTCATCAGCGGTCTCGCGAAGGCCGGTTTCGTCGCGCAGGCCGACGGCACGGTGGCCCGCGGTGAGGAGACGGCGGCCGAGACCGGCGGTGCCGCCGCCCGGCGCCAGCAGCCCAAGCGGCAGACGAAGGCGCAGCGTGCCCAGACCGGTACGAAGGCGTCCGCCGACGACTCCGAGACGGTCTCGCTGGAGAAGGACGAGCAGGACACCGAGCAGGACACCCAGCCGAAGACTCCCGGCAAGCCCGCCGGCCGCCAGCAGCCCAAGAAGGCCGGACCGCGCAAGGGCCAGCAGCGACCCAAGCACCCGTCCTCCAAGAAGTAAGAAGGAGTCCATCCGTGACGGAAGGCACCATCCCCGCCGCCGCCGAGGAAGGCGACACCCTCACCCGCCTTGAGCAGGAGGGGGAGATCGCCGCCGACTACCTCGAAGGTCTGCTCGACATCGCCGATCTCGACGGTGACATCGACATGGACGTCGAGGCCGACCGGGCCGCCGTCTCGATCGTCAGCGACTCGGACAGCCGGGATCTCCAGAAGCTGGTCGGCCGTGACGGT
The nucleotide sequence above comes from Streptomyces clavuligerus. Encoded proteins:
- the gnd gene encoding phosphogluconate dehydrogenase (NAD(+)-dependent, decarboxylating), which codes for MQLGLVGLGKMGGNMRERIRRAGHTVIGYDRNPDISDVHSLQELVDSLEGPRVVWVMVPAGAATQSTIDELAELLSPGDIVVDGGNSRWTEDERHAVELGIKGIGFVDCGVSGGVWGLENGYALMYGGAPEHVAQVQPVFDALKPSGPYGSVHAGKVGAGHFAKMVHNGIEYAMMQAYAEGWELLEKVDSVTDVREVFRSWQEGTVIRSWLLDLAVNALDEDEHLDKLRGYAEDSGEGRWTVEAAIDNAVPLPAITASLFARFASRQDDSPQMKMIAALRNQFGGHAVETK
- the dnaN gene encoding DNA polymerase III subunit beta; translation: MKIRVERDVLAEAVAWVARSLPARPPAPVLAGLLLKAEDGALSFSSFDYEVSARVSVEAEVDEDGTVLVSGRLLADICRALPNRPVEISTDGVRATVVCGSSRFTLHTLPVEEYPALPEMPTATGTVPGEVFASAAAQVAIAAGRDDTLPVLTGVRIEIEGDTVTLASTDRYRFAVREFLWKPENPEASAVALVPAKTLLDTAKSLTSGDTVTLALSGSGKGEGLIGFEGAGRRTTTRLLEGDLPKYRTLFPTEFNSVAVIETAPFVEAVKRVALVAERNTPVRLSFEQGVLILEAGSSDDAQAVERVDAHLEGDDISIAFNPTFLLDGLSAIDSPVAQLSFTTSTKPALLSGKPAVDAEADEAYKYLIMPVRLSG
- the dnaA gene encoding chromosomal replication initiator protein DnaA, translating into MADVPADLAAVWPRVLEHLLAEGRAGIEPKDKQWIERCRPLALVAGTALLSVPNEWGKRVLEGRLAPLISETLSRECGGPIRIAITVDDSAAGAPAPQETAPQPSAYPQHDEAPGYPPQPDPYGGYGHRAADEGLPEIRPVYPEYQQQRPEPGAWPRAQEDLSWQQPRLGGFPERDAYQERETFQDRDPYATARPDRTPHDYRSPQPPAERPGYEQRPDRRELPAPAAPHRGTGGTGPGPLGSPSPAASGPGEPHARLNPKYLFDTFVIGASNRFAHAAAVAVAEAPAKAYNPLFIYGESGLGKTHLLHAIGHYARSLYPGTRVRYVSSEEFTNEFINSIRDGKGDAFRKRYRDVDILLVDDIQFLASKESTQEEFFHTFNTLHNANKQIVLSSDRPPKQLMTLEDRLRNRFEWGLTTDVQPPELETRIAILRKKAVQEQLNAPPEVLEFIASRISRNIRELEGALIRVTAFASLNRQPVDLGLTEIVLKDLIPGGEDSAPEITAGAIMAATADYFGLTVEDLCGSSRSRVLVTARQIAMYLCRELTDLSLPKIGAQFGGRDHTTVMHADRKIRALMAERRSIYNQVTELTNRIKNG
- the rpmH gene encoding 50S ribosomal protein L34; translation: MSKRTFQPNNRRRAKTHGFRLRMRTRAGRAILASRRSKGRARLSA
- the rnpA gene encoding ribonuclease P protein component yields the protein MLPTENRLRRREDFATAVRRGRRAGRPLLVVHLRSGSPDPHAPGESAPPTCAGFVVSKAVGGAVVRNQVKRRLRHLIRDRLAALPPGSLVVVRALPGAGDADHQQLAQDLDAALQRLLGGGAR
- the yidD gene encoding membrane protein insertion efficiency factor YidD, which codes for MKYPLLALIKLYQWTISPLLGPVCRYYPSCSHYGYTAIDRHGAVKGTVLTAWRILRCNPWSPGGVDHVPPRRRPRWHETLRDALRGNKGGTSAADMPNWGSVTELPSPAAETSPNAQGA
- the yidC gene encoding membrane protein insertase YidC, encoding MDTIASLFSFITTPVSWIIVQFHKLYGAMFGPDTGWAWGLSIVSLVVLIRICLIPLFVKQIKSMRNMQALQPKMKAIQERYKNDRQRQSEEMMKLYKETGTNPLSSCLPILAQSPFFFALYYVLSNIASGKTVGVINESLLESARQAHIFGAPLAAKFMDSEAKVASLDASLTTVRIVTAVMIVLMSASQFYTQRQLMQKNVDLSVKTPYMQQQKMLMYIFPVIFAVMGINFPVGVLVYWLTTNVWTMGQQMYVINQNPTPGSKAQDEYLHRLLKAVSTRGEVHSRRRRKVVQDIVAKGSNRNDNERKFISGLAKAGFVAQADGTVARGEETAAETGGAAARRQQPKRQTKAQRAQTGTKASADDSETVSLEKDEQDTEQDTQPKTPGKPAGRQQPKKAGPRKGQQRPKHPSSKK